In Flavobacterium lacustre, a genomic segment contains:
- a CDS encoding molybdopterin molybdotransferase MoeA — MIQVEEALSVVAKNSCKMPIRKIKVSKSLGFILAEAIYSPMNMPPFRQSAMDGYAFLHSELQHLDVVSTSQAGDFSNIELAKNEAIRIFTGAFVPDHLDTVVMQEHTSRTGDALAITKMPSRFANVRNEGEQIKENELVLPKNTLINPAAIGFLACLGITEITVYAKPKIAVLVTGNELVKPGKQLPKGKIYESNSVMLEAALKGIGIKKVKIIRVKDNLKATKKAVKECLSDFDVVLVSGGISVGDYDFVKEALLSNGVEELFYKINQKPGKPLFFGKKDKKIVFALPGNPASTLTGFYVYVYPALKISMGFETIHLSKITRKITTQFENTSGKTLFLKAFFDDEKVTVLESQSSAMLNTFAKANGLICLPFDSITIEKNQEVLVIPIN; from the coding sequence ATGATACAAGTCGAAGAAGCCTTATCTGTTGTTGCAAAGAATAGTTGCAAGATGCCCATTAGAAAAATTAAAGTGTCTAAATCACTTGGTTTTATTTTGGCGGAAGCCATTTATTCGCCAATGAATATGCCGCCTTTTCGTCAATCAGCCATGGATGGTTACGCTTTTTTGCACAGTGAATTACAGCATTTAGATGTGGTTAGTACCTCACAAGCAGGCGATTTTTCGAACATAGAACTGGCTAAAAACGAAGCTATTCGGATATTTACCGGCGCTTTTGTTCCGGATCATTTAGATACGGTTGTGATGCAAGAGCACACTTCAAGAACCGGTGATGCATTAGCAATCACTAAAATGCCTTCTCGATTTGCAAATGTTAGAAATGAAGGTGAGCAAATCAAAGAAAACGAACTCGTCCTACCAAAAAATACTCTTATTAATCCTGCGGCCATTGGTTTTCTTGCTTGTTTGGGAATAACAGAAATCACGGTATATGCCAAGCCAAAAATAGCAGTTTTAGTTACCGGAAATGAGCTGGTAAAACCCGGAAAGCAACTGCCAAAAGGGAAGATTTACGAAAGTAATTCTGTTATGCTGGAAGCTGCTTTGAAAGGAATTGGAATCAAAAAAGTAAAAATAATCAGGGTTAAAGATAATTTGAAAGCGACTAAAAAAGCTGTAAAAGAGTGTCTTTCTGACTTTGATGTGGTGCTTGTTTCCGGTGGAATTTCGGTAGGTGATTATGATTTTGTAAAAGAAGCACTTTTGTCAAATGGAGTAGAAGAGTTATTTTATAAAATTAATCAGAAGCCTGGAAAACCTTTGTTTTTTGGAAAAAAAGATAAAAAAATAGTTTTTGCTTTGCCTGGAAATCCTGCGTCAACATTGACAGGTTTTTATGTGTATGTATATCCTGCACTCAAAATAAGTATGGGTTTTGAAACTATTCATTTGTCAAAAATCACCCGAAAAATAACTACCCAATTTGAGAATACATCAGGAAAAACATTGTTTTTGAAAGCGTTTTTTGATGATGAAAAAGTCACGGTTTTAGAGAGTCAAAGTTCGGCTATGTTAAACACTTTTGCGAAAGCGAATGGCTTAATTTGTTTGCCTTTTGATTCGATAACTATTGAAAAAAATCAGGAAGTACTAGTTATACCAATTAATTGA
- a CDS encoding Lrp/AsnC family transcriptional regulator: protein MDALDEFDINIIKELEKDGRMAYSAIATNLKISNTMVHQRINRLTEQGILAGIRPIINEKKIGYDWASFTGITLNKDPDSIQVIEALKNIPEITECYYVTGSFTLYIKIIAKNHEHMRKILYEKIDNIPGIAKTDSIIELGCAFKRNVTL from the coding sequence ATGGATGCTTTAGACGAATTCGATATCAATATTATAAAAGAATTAGAAAAAGACGGAAGAATGGCTTACTCTGCCATAGCCACTAATTTGAAAATATCAAATACGATGGTGCATCAACGCATTAACCGATTAACCGAACAAGGAATTCTCGCCGGAATAAGACCCATTATAAACGAAAAGAAAATAGGATACGATTGGGCTTCTTTCACCGGAATAACCTTAAATAAAGATCCCGATTCAATACAAGTAATCGAAGCCTTAAAAAACATTCCCGAAATCACAGAATGTTACTATGTTACAGGTTCTTTCACGCTTTATATAAAAATAATTGCCAAAAATCATGAACACATGAGGAAGATTCTTTACGAAAAAATCGACAACATTCCCGGAATTGCCAAAACTGATTCTATCATAGAATTAGGTTGTGCATTTAAACGCAACGTAACATTATAA
- a CDS encoding cyanophycinase, with translation MKITVLLPKNYFKIILIFVLFLFSTSIQAQNPKGKLFIIGGGNRSDALMTQLISISDLEKKDFVVVLPMSSEEPDSAYIYFKEQFQKLTPHPIIMMNFDKNTANNKTLTDSLQKAKLIFISGGDQTRFMNVVYNTPIYTAIHKAYQNGSTIAGTSAGAAVMSEKMITGNQKLEKEYSGTFDNIRYDNLETTEGLGLITNAIIDQHFLKRSRYNRLISAMVEFPNLTGIGIDESTAIIVHNNEIEVAGESEVIVLKNPKGVQKTKNNLISIKGLDMSIYNAGQKFKVK, from the coding sequence ATGAAAATCACTGTTCTTCTCCCAAAAAATTATTTTAAAATCATACTTATTTTCGTTCTCTTTTTATTCTCTACCAGCATTCAAGCGCAAAATCCAAAAGGGAAATTATTTATCATTGGTGGTGGTAATCGCTCGGATGCCTTGATGACACAGCTAATAAGCATTTCTGATTTAGAGAAAAAGGATTTTGTAGTCGTCCTGCCCATGTCAAGCGAAGAACCGGACAGCGCGTATATTTATTTCAAAGAGCAGTTTCAAAAACTGACGCCGCATCCTATTATTATGATGAATTTTGATAAAAATACAGCCAATAATAAAACCTTAACCGACTCACTACAAAAAGCAAAACTTATCTTCATTAGTGGCGGCGATCAAACCCGATTTATGAATGTGGTATACAACACACCAATTTATACCGCCATTCACAAAGCCTATCAAAACGGAAGTACGATTGCCGGAACAAGTGCCGGAGCTGCTGTAATGTCTGAAAAAATGATTACCGGAAATCAAAAATTAGAAAAAGAATATTCTGGAACTTTTGACAACATCCGATACGACAATTTAGAAACCACCGAAGGTTTAGGACTAATCACAAACGCCATCATCGACCAACATTTCTTAAAAAGAAGCCGTTACAACCGCTTGATTTCAGCAATGGTCGAATTCCCCAATCTTACCGGAATTGGTATTGACGAAAGTACCGCCATTATTGTTCACAACAACGAAATTGAAGTGGCCGGTGAAAGCGAAGTTATTGTCCTTAAAAATCCAAAAGGAGTTCAAAAAACTAAAAACAACTTGATTTCCATAAAAGGTCTTGATATGAGTATTTACAATGCAGGACAAAAATTTAAAGTGAAATAA
- a CDS encoding penicillin acylase family protein has product MTANKYGIQLSILFLCIGLQAFAQKTPTAENKRLEKQAQRVTIIRDNWGIAHVYGKTDADAVFGMLYAQCEDDFQRVEMNYIDKLGRLAEIKGQSVLYNDLETRLLIDADEAKADYKKAAPWLKKLLNSYADGINYYLHKHPEVKPALLTHFEPWFPLLWTDGSIGAISTADLSTAELKAFYSGNSDKVAFIEREKIVETGSNGFAIAPSKSASGNALLYINPHTTFYFRPEIQVSSEEGLNAYGAVTWGQFFIYQGFNDNCGWMHTSNNVDVADMYAEKISTKNNKLYYEYEAQLRPVTEKKITINYLENGKLIAKEFKTYFTHHGPIMAQRDGKWISLKSNNRSMNSLVQSWVRTKSKDFEAYKKAMDLKANTSNNTVYADSKGNIAYWHGNFIPIRDKNLNWSKVVDGTTATTEWKGLHDVSQMVHLYNPTNGWLQNCNSTPYSVAGENSPKEENYLPYMAPDGENFRGINAVRIFSQGNQYTLDKIIADGYNSKLSAFEILIPTLITAFENNLKSENPSYKDLSEPITVLKNWDYYANANSVATTLANEWAFKLDPVLQRVYIDEGELDQVENTKLFAKNATQEQLLPQLQMVINELKTKFGTWQIPWGDLNRFQRASGDIDLDYNDAAESLPIGNTSVLWGCLPAFKSSYQKDTKKRYGYSGNSFICAVEFGPKIKAKSLLAGGNSGDPKSKHFNDQAEMYQKGQFKDVLFYKEDVQKNAERTYHPGE; this is encoded by the coding sequence ATGACTGCTAACAAGTACGGTATTCAATTAAGCATACTGTTTTTATGCATTGGTTTGCAGGCTTTCGCCCAAAAAACACCAACTGCCGAAAACAAAAGACTCGAAAAACAAGCCCAAAGAGTAACTATTATTCGAGACAATTGGGGCATTGCACATGTGTATGGCAAAACCGATGCCGATGCCGTTTTTGGGATGCTTTACGCACAATGTGAAGATGATTTTCAACGGGTGGAAATGAACTATATTGACAAACTGGGTCGTCTTGCAGAAATAAAAGGACAATCGGTTTTATACAATGATTTAGAAACCCGATTACTGATTGATGCGGACGAAGCTAAAGCCGATTATAAAAAAGCGGCTCCTTGGTTGAAAAAATTATTAAACAGTTATGCCGACGGAATTAACTATTATTTACACAAACATCCGGAAGTAAAACCGGCGTTACTGACTCATTTTGAACCTTGGTTCCCGCTGTTGTGGACCGACGGAAGCATTGGAGCCATTAGCACTGCAGATCTTTCTACGGCCGAATTGAAAGCTTTTTATTCCGGAAATTCAGATAAAGTAGCGTTTATCGAAAGAGAAAAAATAGTAGAAACCGGTTCCAACGGATTTGCAATAGCGCCTTCAAAATCCGCATCCGGAAATGCACTTTTATATATTAATCCACACACTACATTTTATTTCAGACCCGAAATACAAGTCAGCAGCGAAGAAGGACTCAACGCTTATGGTGCGGTAACTTGGGGACAATTTTTCATATACCAAGGATTTAACGATAATTGTGGCTGGATGCACACCTCAAATAATGTAGATGTTGCTGATATGTATGCCGAAAAAATCAGTACTAAAAACAACAAACTTTATTACGAATACGAAGCCCAATTACGTCCTGTTACGGAAAAAAAAATTACCATTAATTATCTGGAAAACGGAAAACTAATCGCTAAAGAATTCAAAACCTATTTCACCCATCACGGTCCTATAATGGCACAACGAGATGGAAAATGGATTAGTTTAAAATCGAATAATCGTTCGATGAACAGTTTGGTTCAAAGTTGGGTCAGAACAAAGTCTAAAGATTTTGAAGCCTACAAAAAAGCAATGGATCTCAAAGCAAACACATCAAACAATACTGTTTATGCAGACAGCAAAGGAAATATTGCTTATTGGCACGGGAATTTTATACCCATTAGAGATAAAAACCTGAATTGGTCTAAAGTGGTTGATGGCACCACCGCCACAACTGAATGGAAAGGATTACACGACGTTTCCCAAATGGTTCATCTATACAATCCTACTAACGGCTGGCTTCAAAATTGCAATTCTACCCCTTATTCTGTTGCAGGGGAAAACAGTCCAAAAGAAGAAAATTACCTTCCCTACATGGCACCAGATGGCGAAAATTTCAGAGGAATAAATGCCGTTCGGATTTTTAGCCAAGGAAATCAATACACATTAGACAAAATTATTGCCGACGGATACAACTCTAAATTGTCCGCTTTTGAAATCTTAATTCCAACCTTAATTACTGCTTTTGAAAATAATTTAAAATCAGAAAATCCATCTTACAAAGATTTATCGGAACCAATTACTGTTTTGAAAAACTGGGATTATTATGCCAATGCAAATTCTGTTGCTACAACATTAGCTAACGAATGGGCATTTAAATTGGATCCTGTTCTCCAAAGAGTTTATATTGACGAAGGCGAATTAGACCAAGTCGAGAACACCAAATTATTTGCAAAAAATGCTACGCAGGAACAATTGCTGCCTCAACTTCAGATGGTAATCAATGAATTGAAAACTAAATTTGGAACCTGGCAAATTCCATGGGGAGACCTGAACAGGTTCCAACGTGCATCGGGAGACATTGACCTTGATTATAATGATGCTGCGGAAAGTTTACCAATAGGAAATACTTCGGTACTTTGGGGTTGTTTGCCTGCTTTCAAAAGTTCGTACCAAAAGGACACCAAAAAAAGATACGGATACAGTGGCAATAGCTTTATATGTGCCGTAGAATTTGGACCTAAAATAAAAGCTAAATCACTGTTAGCAGGAGGAAACAGCGGAGATCCAAAATCGAAACATTTTAACGATCAGGCCGAAATGTACCAAAA
- the rocD gene encoding ornithine--oxo-acid transaminase — protein sequence MTPTEQILSSKSEALIAKENQYGAHNYHPLPVVLERGEGVYVWDVDGKKYYDFLSAYSAVNQGHCHPKIIGAMVKQAQTLTLTSRAFYNDQLGVYEEYVTNYFGFDKVLPMNTGAEAVETALKLCRKWAYEVKGIPENEAQIIVCENNFHGRTTTIISFSNDESARKSFGPFTAGFIKIPYDDIEALSAVLKSTKNIAGFLVEPIQGEAGVYVPADDYLAKAKALCAEHNALFIADEVQTGIARTGRLLATCGNCSCEKGCENKPEVKPDILILGKAISGGVYPVSAVLANNEIMNVIKPGQHGSTFGGNPVAAAVAIAALEVVKDENLAQNAERLGVILRKGLNDIASRNPLITLVRGKGLLNAIVINCGEDSDLAWDICLKFRDYGLLAKPTHGNKIRLAPPLVITETQIQECLGIIEKALSEFE from the coding sequence ATGACACCTACAGAACAAATCCTTTCCTCAAAATCGGAAGCTTTAATTGCTAAAGAAAATCAATACGGAGCGCACAATTACCATCCTTTGCCCGTAGTTTTAGAGCGAGGTGAAGGCGTTTATGTTTGGGATGTTGACGGGAAAAAATACTATGATTTTCTATCTGCGTATTCTGCCGTAAATCAAGGACATTGTCATCCAAAAATTATTGGAGCAATGGTAAAACAAGCGCAAACACTGACTTTAACTTCACGTGCTTTTTATAACGATCAATTGGGCGTTTACGAAGAATATGTAACCAATTATTTTGGTTTTGATAAAGTATTACCCATGAATACTGGTGCCGAAGCGGTAGAAACCGCCCTTAAATTATGTAGAAAATGGGCGTATGAAGTAAAAGGTATTCCTGAAAATGAAGCACAAATTATTGTTTGTGAAAATAATTTTCACGGGCGAACCACTACTATTATTTCCTTTTCTAATGATGAGAGTGCGCGTAAAAGTTTTGGACCGTTTACTGCAGGATTTATAAAAATTCCTTATGATGATATCGAAGCGTTGTCGGCTGTGTTGAAATCAACCAAAAATATTGCCGGATTTCTAGTAGAACCTATTCAAGGAGAAGCTGGGGTTTATGTTCCAGCCGATGATTATTTGGCCAAAGCCAAAGCCCTTTGTGCGGAGCATAACGCTTTATTTATTGCTGATGAGGTACAAACTGGAATTGCTAGAACAGGACGATTATTAGCGACTTGTGGAAATTGTTCTTGCGAAAAAGGATGCGAAAACAAACCTGAAGTAAAACCGGATATCCTTATTTTAGGAAAAGCGATTTCTGGTGGAGTATATCCAGTTTCGGCAGTTTTGGCCAATAACGAAATAATGAATGTCATCAAACCGGGGCAACATGGTTCTACATTTGGTGGAAACCCCGTTGCAGCAGCTGTTGCCATTGCAGCACTTGAAGTGGTTAAAGACGAAAATTTAGCACAAAATGCGGAACGTTTGGGCGTTATTTTGCGCAAAGGATTAAATGATATTGCTTCCAGAAACCCTTTGATTACTTTGGTTCGAGGAAAAGGATTGCTGAATGCGATTGTGATTAATTGTGGAGAAGATTCGGATTTAGCTTGGGATATTTGTTTGAAATTCAGAGATTATGGCTTATTGGCAAAACCAACACACGGGAATAAAATCCGATTGGCTCCGCCATTAGTAATCACCGAAACTCAAATACAGGAATGTCTTGGCATCATCGAAAAAGCATTGAGCGAGTTTGAATAA
- a CDS encoding sulfite exporter TauE/SafE family protein, giving the protein MQMTLLNNDFLIVFSLLLTVVAFLYSSVGHGGASGYLALMAIFAFPISVMKPSALLLNLFVSGISFFFYYKKDFFKLKLFYPFAITSVPAAFIGGMIPLENSFYKILLGIVLILAALRLFGFFNSKEKESVKINIPIAMGIGFGIGLLSGMLGIGGGIILSPILLLLGWATLKETAAISSLFIFVNSVAGLSGYFMEDKTFPTESFYLVPIAVFGGMLGAYYGSGYFSNKVLKYVLAIVILLASVKLIV; this is encoded by the coding sequence ATGCAGATGACACTTTTAAATAACGATTTTTTGATTGTATTCAGCCTGTTATTGACGGTGGTTGCATTTTTGTATTCCAGCGTGGGACACGGCGGTGCATCGGGATATTTAGCGTTGATGGCGATTTTTGCATTTCCAATTTCGGTGATGAAACCTTCGGCTTTGTTGTTGAATTTGTTTGTTTCTGGAATTTCTTTTTTCTTTTATTATAAAAAAGATTTTTTCAAACTCAAGTTGTTTTATCCTTTTGCGATAACTTCGGTACCGGCTGCTTTTATTGGCGGAATGATTCCGTTAGAAAATAGTTTTTACAAAATATTGTTAGGAATTGTATTGATTCTGGCGGCCTTGCGATTGTTTGGTTTTTTTAATTCTAAAGAAAAAGAAAGTGTAAAAATTAATATTCCGATTGCGATGGGAATCGGTTTTGGAATTGGATTATTATCAGGAATGTTGGGCATTGGCGGCGGCATTATCCTGAGTCCAATTTTGTTGTTATTGGGTTGGGCAACGTTAAAAGAAACAGCTGCAATTTCAAGTTTGTTTATTTTTGTCAATTCCGTAGCGGGACTTTCGGGTTATTTTATGGAAGACAAAACGTTTCCAACAGAAAGTTTTTATTTAGTGCCAATAGCAGTTTTCGGAGGAATGTTAGGTGCTTATTACGGCAGTGGTTATTTTTCGAATAAGGTTTTAAAATATGTTTTGGCAATCGTAATTTTATTAGCGAGCGTGAAGTTGATTGTTTAA